In Pseudomonas sp. LRP2-20, the genomic window CGAGCTGTGCAGGAAAAAGGGGTTGATGTCGGGCGTATTGACGAAGAAATTCGGCCGGTAGCAGTAGCACCACGGCGGCTGGTTGAGTTCCTCGAAATATTCGCGCAGCTCCTGCTTGGTGTTGCGCCAGGTGAAGTAGGTGTAGCTCTGCGCATACCCCACCTTGCCCAGGCGCGCCATCATCGCCGGCCGGGTGAAGGCCTCGGCCAGGAAGATCACCTCGGGGTGCTGGCTGCGCACATTGGCGATCAGCCATTGCCAGAACGGCAGCGGCTTGGTGTGCGGGTTGTCGACGCGGAAGGTCTTCACGCCCTCCTCGACCCAGCCAACCACCACGTCACGCAGGGCCAGCCACAGGCTCGGTACCGCGTCGGCGGCGTAGAAGTCGACGTTGACGATGTCCTGGTATTTCTTCGGCGGGTTTTCGGCGTAGCGGATGGTGCCGTCGGGGCGCCAGCTGAACCAGCCAGGGTGCTCCTTGAGCCAGGGGTGATCCTGGGAGCACTGGATGGCGAAGTCCAGGGCGATCTCCAGGCCGTGCTCGGCGGCGGCGGCGACCAGGCGGCGGAAGTCCTCGCGCGTGCCCAGCTGCGGGTGGATGGCCTCGTGGCCACCCTCGGGGCTGCCGATCGCGTAGGGGCTGCCGGGGTCGCCGGGCTCGGCGCGCAACGCATTGTTGCGGCCCTTGCGGTGCTGGGTGCCGATCGGGTGGATCGGCGGGAAGTACAGCACATCGAAGCCCATGTCGCGGATCATCGGCAAACGTTCGTGCACGTCGTTGAAGGTGCCGTGGCGCTCGGGGCTGTCGGTGATCGAACGCGGGAACAGCTCGTACCAGCTGGCGAACAGTGCGGCCGGCCGGTCGACATCGAGGGGGAACTCACGGCTGCGGGTCAGGTAGCTGCGGTGCTCGGCTTCGGCCATCAGCCGTGCGGTGTCAGGGTGCAGCAGCAGCGCCACCTGGTCATCGGCCTTGAGCGAAGCCAGCTGCTGTTGCAAGGCTGCGATCTCTTCGCGCAGCACGCCTTCGCTGAGGTCGATGCCCTGGCCGAGCATCAGCCGCCCCTCTTCCAGCTCCAGCTCGACCGCGACGCCGGCGTGGTACTTCTTCTCCAGGTCGTGGCAATAGGTGGCGAACGGGTCGATCCAGGCCTCGATGCTGAACAGGTGCGGGCCCAGTTCGGTGGGGGTGAAATCAGCCAGCCACAGGTCATTGCCCGGCGACTGCATTGGCACGCAGTGCCAGCGGCGGCTGTGCGCCTGGCGCCAGTTGAGCATGACCACCAGGCGGTCGTGGCCGTCGCTGTAGACCTTGCTGCTGACCGTAACCTGTTGGCCGCTGACGGCCTTGGCGGCGAACGTGCCGGCTTCGAGCACGGGTTGGGTGTCTTCGATGACGATGCGTGGCGCCAGCAGCGCCTGGGACAGGCTGATGGCCTGATCCGGGTGATCATTCGCCGTGGGCGCACTTTCAAAGGGCTCGTTTCGTGACATCGACCTTGCTCCCTCAGGCTTGTGGCGGTAAGGGTTCAGAGCCGGGCGCAGACAAGGGGTTCAAAATAATTGAGCGAACGGCAACTGCCGGCGGTCAGAGCC contains:
- a CDS encoding alpha-1,4-glucan--maltose-1-phosphate maltosyltransferase, translated to MSRNEPFESAPTANDHPDQAISLSQALLAPRIVIEDTQPVLEAGTFAAKAVSGQQVTVSSKVYSDGHDRLVVMLNWRQAHSRRWHCVPMQSPGNDLWLADFTPTELGPHLFSIEAWIDPFATYCHDLEKKYHAGVAVELELEEGRLMLGQGIDLSEGVLREEIAALQQQLASLKADDQVALLLHPDTARLMAEAEHRSYLTRSREFPLDVDRPAALFASWYELFPRSITDSPERHGTFNDVHERLPMIRDMGFDVLYFPPIHPIGTQHRKGRNNALRAEPGDPGSPYAIGSPEGGHEAIHPQLGTREDFRRLVAAAAEHGLEIALDFAIQCSQDHPWLKEHPGWFSWRPDGTIRYAENPPKKYQDIVNVDFYAADAVPSLWLALRDVVVGWVEEGVKTFRVDNPHTKPLPFWQWLIANVRSQHPEVIFLAEAFTRPAMMARLGKVGYAQSYTYFTWRNTKQELREYFEELNQPPWCYCYRPNFFVNTPDINPFFLHSSGRAGFLIRAALATMGSGLWGMYSGFELCEGTPLPGKEEYLDSEKYEIRPRDFNQPGNIIAEIAQLNRIRRQNRALHTHLGVAFFNCWNDNILYFAKRTPERDNYILVAISLDPHNAQEASFELPLWELGLDDNADTHGEDLMNGHRWTWHGKTQWMRIEPWHQPFGIWRIEKAR